One part of the Candidatus Kouleothrix ribensis genome encodes these proteins:
- the pstA gene encoding phosphate ABC transporter permease PstA yields MNTGRIQRVAFGCIWMAAVLTLVVLALIIGLIMVRGLPSISWEFLTGTPEDLGRAGGIFPTILGTIVLGLVALLIATPLGIGSAIYLTEYTHEGMLTRAIRFGTESLAGVPSIIFGLFGFIFFVTYLQMGWSILAGGLTLALMVLPTIIRTTEEAIRTVPQSYRNVSYSLGATRWQMVTTAVLPSALPGIITGIILSFGRAVSETAAVIFTAGTALNLPRSVFSPVRTMAVHFYILAVEGISLEKAYATGAVLIITVLLINIVASSLITRLVRKQVRR; encoded by the coding sequence ATGAACACTGGCCGCATACAACGTGTTGCCTTTGGCTGTATCTGGATGGCGGCTGTGCTGACGCTGGTCGTGCTGGCACTGATCATCGGCCTGATCATGGTGCGCGGCCTGCCCTCGATCAGCTGGGAGTTCCTCACCGGCACGCCCGAGGATCTCGGCCGCGCCGGCGGTATCTTCCCAACCATCCTCGGCACAATCGTGCTTGGGCTGGTGGCGCTGCTGATCGCTACGCCACTGGGCATCGGCAGCGCGATCTACCTGACCGAATATACGCATGAGGGCATGCTGACCCGCGCCATCCGCTTCGGCACCGAGTCGCTGGCCGGCGTGCCGTCGATCATCTTCGGGCTGTTCGGCTTCATCTTCTTCGTCACCTACCTCCAGATGGGCTGGTCGATCCTCGCCGGCGGCCTGACGCTGGCGCTCATGGTGCTACCGACGATCATCCGCACGACTGAAGAGGCCATCCGCACCGTGCCGCAGAGCTACCGCAATGTAAGCTATAGCCTGGGCGCCACGCGCTGGCAAATGGTGACGACGGCGGTGCTGCCAAGCGCGCTGCCCGGCATCATCACCGGCATCATCCTGTCGTTCGGCCGTGCCGTCAGCGAGACGGCAGCAGTGATCTTTACCGCCGGCACTGCGCTCAACCTGCCGCGATCGGTGTTCTCGCCAGTTCGCACCATGGCCGTACACTTCTACATCCTGGCCGTCGAGGGTATCTCGCTCGAAAAAGCCTACGCCACCGGGGCAGTGCTGATCATTACGGTGCTGCTGATCAATATCGTCGCCAGCTCACTGATCACGCGCCTGGTGCGCAAGCAGGTACGCAGATAA
- a CDS encoding 1-acyl-sn-glycerol-3-phosphate acyltransferase encodes MRIVRFLIVRLVQLFYPRIEVRGRAHLPGGGPLLFVSNHPNGLLDPLVLMVGLRRHIAFLAKSTFFANPVGRMLMHAFDALPVYRQRDEGQEGGAQGDRGSRNEATFALCRAVLQRGHPLALFPEGTTHSQTRMLPLRTGAARIALSAEAETSWAIDLQIVPVGLWYQNKALFRSAVLLVIGQPLRIDDLAPLYATDAHAAVDTLTDRVDAALDAVVLQAESAEVLKSIPLVAAWTAPREPQTLEEQHARTAELLAAYQRLHAADPGRLALIEHDVRRYARVLRTLGIDDPWDLELNAARRWRLLGLGLLLLAGFVPALAGFALSYGPYRLAAPLTPVLLGKYEETTSTGKLIIGSVLVCMGWLIAALICGGLFGAGWGLALLLLAAPLAYIALRWGELWYEFREALAYTWLTLRHATMVRELVARRHALAERVRQAVEQA; translated from the coding sequence ATGCGGATCGTACGCTTTCTGATCGTTCGGCTTGTGCAGCTGTTCTACCCGCGGATCGAGGTGCGCGGGCGGGCACACTTGCCGGGTGGCGGCCCGCTGCTGTTTGTGTCGAACCACCCGAACGGCTTGCTCGACCCGCTGGTGCTGATGGTGGGCCTGCGGCGGCATATCGCCTTTCTGGCCAAGAGCACGTTTTTCGCCAACCCGGTTGGGCGCATGCTCATGCATGCGTTCGACGCGCTGCCGGTGTATCGCCAGCGCGATGAGGGCCAGGAGGGCGGCGCTCAGGGCGATCGGGGTAGCCGCAACGAGGCGACCTTCGCGCTGTGCCGGGCGGTGCTGCAGCGCGGGCATCCGCTAGCGCTGTTCCCCGAAGGCACAACTCACTCACAAACCAGGATGCTGCCGCTACGCACCGGCGCAGCGCGGATCGCACTCAGCGCCGAGGCCGAGACCAGCTGGGCGATCGATCTGCAGATCGTGCCGGTGGGATTGTGGTACCAGAACAAGGCCCTGTTTCGCTCGGCGGTGCTGCTGGTGATTGGCCAGCCGCTCCGCATCGACGACCTTGCGCCGCTGTATGCCACCGACGCACACGCCGCAGTCGACACGCTGACCGATCGGGTCGACGCGGCACTCGATGCGGTGGTGCTGCAGGCCGAGAGTGCAGAGGTGTTGAAGAGTATCCCGCTGGTAGCGGCCTGGACGGCGCCGCGCGAGCCGCAGACACTCGAAGAGCAGCATGCCCGCACCGCCGAGCTGCTGGCAGCCTACCAGCGCCTGCACGCCGCCGATCCGGGGCGGCTCGCGCTGATCGAACACGACGTGCGGCGCTATGCGCGCGTGCTACGTACGCTCGGCATCGACGATCCGTGGGATCTCGAGCTGAATGCGGCGCGGCGCTGGCGGCTGCTCGGGCTTGGGCTGCTGCTGCTGGCCGGTTTCGTGCCGGCACTGGCCGGCTTCGCGCTGAGCTACGGCCCGTATCGCCTGGCCGCGCCGCTCACGCCGGTGCTGCTGGGCAAGTACGAGGAGACCACCAGCACCGGCAAGCTGATCATCGGCAGTGTGCTGGTGTGTATGGGCTGGCTGATTGCCGCGCTGATCTGTGGCGGGCTGTTCGGGGCCGGCTGGGGGCTGGCGCTGCTGCTGCTGGCCGCACCGCTGGCCTATATTGCGCTGCGCTGGGGTGAGCTGTGGTATGAATTCCGCGAGGCGCTGGCTTACACCTGGCTGACGCTGCGCCACGCCACCATGGTGCGCGAGCTGGTGGCCCGCCGCCACGCGCTGGCCGAGCGCGTCAGGCAGGCAGTCGAGCAAGCGTAG
- a CDS encoding phosphate ABC transporter ATP-binding protein, whose translation MDIKLEFDHYTLAYGHDVVLNDITLPIARNTVMAVFGPAGSGKSGFLRSINRMAELEPGERHQGDVRLDGKSIFDPDTNLPALRRRAAMVFAQPVALPMSIYENVSYGLRLAGIRDRRRLAEAVERSLRASTLWDEVKDRLDTPGLNLSGGQQQRLSIARALALEPEILLLDAPTAALDPISTAKIEEMLLDLKEHYTIVIVPHSIQQAARVGDAAAFFLNGVCIEYGPGNQLFVGPHDKRTEDYVTGRFG comes from the coding sequence ATGGATATCAAGCTCGAATTCGACCACTACACCCTGGCGTATGGCCACGATGTCGTGCTGAACGATATCACACTGCCGATCGCGCGCAATACTGTGATGGCCGTGTTTGGCCCGGCCGGCAGCGGCAAGAGCGGGTTTCTACGCTCGATCAACCGCATGGCCGAGCTCGAGCCAGGCGAGCGCCACCAGGGCGATGTTCGGCTCGACGGCAAGAGCATATTCGACCCCGACACCAATCTGCCGGCGCTGCGTAGGCGCGCGGCCATGGTGTTCGCACAGCCGGTTGCGCTGCCTATGTCGATCTACGAGAATGTAAGCTATGGGCTACGGCTGGCCGGCATCCGGGATCGCCGCCGGCTGGCCGAGGCGGTCGAGCGCTCGCTACGCGCGTCTACGCTGTGGGACGAAGTCAAAGATCGGCTCGACACCCCCGGCCTGAACCTGTCGGGCGGGCAGCAGCAGCGCCTGAGCATCGCGCGCGCGCTGGCGCTCGAGCCCGAGATCTTGCTGCTCGACGCACCAACCGCCGCGCTCGACCCGATCTCGACTGCCAAGATCGAGGAGATGCTGCTTGATCTGAAAGAGCACTACACGATCGTGATCGTGCCGCACAGTATCCAGCAGGCGGCCCGAGTCGGCGACGCGGCGGCATTCTTTCTGAATGGCGTGTGCATCGAGTATGGCCCCGGCAACCAGTTGTTCGTAGGCCCGCACGATAAGCGCACCGAAGATTATGTCACCGGGCGGTTCGGCTGA
- the pstC gene encoding phosphate ABC transporter permease subunit PstC, producing MKERGITILLLATALGALIALGLITYFIFQAGVPLIAKVGLWQFLSGTEWNPTAKPPLFGILPMIVGSLWLTFGSLVIGVPLGLAVAIFMVELAPARLAGMMRPAIQLLAGIPSVIYGFIGLTLLAPIVRATLGGPGLSVLTGAIILGFMILPSIIAISEDAMRAVPNAIREGAVALGSSHWQVITGVILPSARSGIIAGVILGMGRALGETMAVIMMIGNALDMPASPLQPATTLTSNIGLEMAYASGDHRAALFATGVVLFIFIMILNILATTFVRRPAISRRSA from the coding sequence ATGAAAGAGCGCGGTATCACCATCCTCCTGCTGGCCACTGCCCTTGGCGCACTGATCGCGCTGGGTCTGATCACCTACTTTATCTTCCAGGCCGGCGTGCCGCTGATCGCCAAAGTCGGGCTGTGGCAGTTCCTGAGCGGCACCGAGTGGAACCCGACCGCCAAGCCGCCATTGTTCGGCATCCTGCCAATGATCGTCGGCTCACTCTGGCTCACGTTCGGCTCGCTGGTGATCGGCGTGCCGTTAGGCCTGGCCGTCGCGATCTTTATGGTCGAGCTTGCGCCCGCGCGGCTGGCCGGCATGATGCGCCCGGCCATCCAGCTGCTGGCCGGCATCCCGTCGGTGATCTACGGCTTCATCGGGCTGACCTTGCTGGCGCCAATCGTGCGCGCGACACTCGGCGGGCCAGGGCTGAGCGTGCTGACCGGCGCGATCATCCTGGGCTTTATGATCCTGCCGAGCATCATCGCGATCTCAGAGGACGCCATGCGCGCTGTGCCAAACGCCATCCGCGAAGGCGCGGTCGCGCTCGGCTCGAGCCACTGGCAGGTCATCACCGGCGTGATCCTGCCGAGCGCGCGCTCGGGCATTATTGCCGGTGTCATTCTGGGCATGGGCCGCGCGCTGGGTGAGACCATGGCGGTGATCATGATGATCGGCAACGCGCTCGACATGCCGGCATCGCCGCTACAGCCCGCCACCACGCTCACCAGCAACATCGGGCTCGAGATGGCCTACGCCAGTGGCGATCACCGCGCGGCACTATTTGCCACCGGCGTGGTGCTGTTCATCTTTATTATGATCCTCAACATCCTTGCCACCACATTCGTGCGGCGGCCCGCAATCAGCCGGAGAAGCGCATGA
- a CDS encoding sigma-70 family RNA polymerase sigma factor, producing the protein MQHTVSDAELVIRAKAGDHSAFTQIYERYAPAIYRYIYFRIGEAELAEDLQAEVFLRMIEGIHRYEDRGWPISAWLYRIARDRTIDVMRRRRNRQQVPLESWGGSCDGPEHSVGAQLEYEELTRTLNDLTDEQRQVIQMRFLSEMSIQEVAQRLGRTEGSVKALQHRGLQSLARRLQPTIAYP; encoded by the coding sequence ATGCAGCACACCGTCTCCGATGCCGAGCTGGTCATCCGTGCGAAGGCTGGCGATCACAGCGCCTTCACGCAGATCTACGAGCGCTACGCCCCGGCGATCTATCGGTACATCTACTTCCGCATCGGTGAGGCCGAGCTAGCTGAAGATCTGCAGGCCGAAGTCTTTCTGCGCATGATCGAGGGCATTCACCGCTACGAGGATCGTGGCTGGCCGATTTCGGCCTGGCTGTACCGGATCGCGCGCGACCGCACCATCGATGTGATGCGCCGGCGGCGCAACCGCCAGCAGGTGCCGCTCGAATCGTGGGGCGGCAGCTGCGATGGCCCCGAGCATAGCGTTGGCGCACAGCTTGAGTACGAGGAGCTGACGCGCACGCTGAACGACCTGACCGACGAGCAGCGCCAGGTGATCCAGATGCGCTTCCTATCCGAGATGTCGATCCAGGAGGTGGCCCAACGGCTTGGCCGCACCGAGGGTTCGGTGAAGGCGCTACAGCATCGCGGCCTGCAGTCGCTGGCGCGGCGCTTGCAGCCCACTATCGCCTACCCATAG
- a CDS encoding peptidase M50 has product MFQMPDESIFGSQTNDNVELLKAWAGTTLAFAILRTGSSNLLTTAFVSNLLVSAVVCGLGFVLHELAHRVVARNYGAEAHFIANNGWLILSIVIAFAGFFIAAPGAVWHRGYLTARQGGLIALAGPATNMVLSLIFFIALLVVLIAQLAVPQIVFDICLIGFSLNAWLGLFNMIPAGPFDGAKVLNWSPLVFGVTVAIGLVLTFVLGSQTAIVSVLRLFRA; this is encoded by the coding sequence ATGTTTCAGATGCCCGACGAGAGCATCTTTGGCAGCCAGACAAACGATAATGTCGAGCTGCTTAAGGCCTGGGCCGGCACAACCCTGGCCTTCGCCATTCTACGCACCGGCTCGTCGAACCTGCTGACCACCGCGTTCGTCTCGAACCTGCTGGTGTCGGCGGTGGTGTGCGGCCTCGGGTTCGTGCTGCACGAGCTGGCGCACCGCGTGGTGGCGCGCAACTATGGCGCCGAGGCGCATTTCATCGCCAACAACGGCTGGCTGATCCTGTCGATTGTGATTGCCTTCGCCGGGTTTTTCATCGCAGCCCCCGGCGCTGTCTGGCACCGTGGCTACCTGACAGCCCGCCAGGGCGGGTTGATCGCGCTGGCCGGCCCGGCTACCAACATGGTGCTGTCGCTGATCTTCTTCATCGCGCTGCTGGTGGTGCTGATCGCCCAGCTGGCGGTGCCGCAGATCGTGTTCGATATCTGCTTGATCGGTTTCAGCTTGAACGCCTGGCTCGGCTTGTTCAATATGATCCCGGCCGGGCCGTTCGACGGCGCCAAGGTGCTAAACTGGAGCCCACTGGTGTTCGGCGTCACTGTGGCGATCGGGCTGGTGCTGACATTCGTGCTTGGCAGCCAGACGGCGATCGTTTCGGTGCTGCGCCTATTCCGCGCGTAG
- a CDS encoding recombinase family protein yields the protein MAALIYARVSSDEQTQGYSLETQIQRMKDYARHNGLVVTHTLVEDFSGMYLERPELTKLLALVEAHEIDAVICYSADRLTRVPGHGDILRSKLKNAGVALHYVSRGLVDTSTPIGEFLATMEDGGSRLWRDLFLESARRGREGKIAEGRFPGMGALSYGYRKEGKRREMHLVVHEAEAEVVRLVFRLYVEEDLNSSKVASRLQELRIMTPARGTHVRQADPYAWTNNIVTRMLRNTMYGGVFYANRYREVTPDPAKHKPLVKRTRVKNNVLRPREEWIPITVPAIVDSETWKAAQDKLDDGRRKHLASRGKFQYLMSGRMTCGVCERAMVGRSHPWRDFHYNYYGCGHSNKKLYKCTARMVRVEVVEGHIWDYVTQLLLYPKATLAALKNMQGDIEKEYRVTLEDVSHVQQRIQAQEGRLSVFADMVADGDLTRAMFKQKAAEIEQLVNELKTEEARLKDKLQTTNVGAAQVKTIETLAQELDLTEEELRNAPFELKRKIIEALDIRGEVGPKDDNRVLRVKWYKHTQEFLLDNRITSSSASLSAAGP from the coding sequence ATGGCAGCACTAATTTATGCCCGTGTCTCCAGTGATGAGCAAACCCAAGGCTATAGCTTGGAAACTCAAATTCAGCGGATGAAAGACTATGCTAGGCACAATGGTCTGGTTGTCACCCATACACTGGTTGAAGACTTTAGTGGCATGTACCTGGAGCGGCCCGAACTTACCAAACTACTTGCTCTAGTGGAAGCGCACGAGATTGATGCTGTCATTTGCTATTCAGCAGACCGGCTAACTCGCGTGCCTGGTCATGGCGATATCCTACGCAGTAAACTGAAAAATGCCGGGGTCGCTCTGCACTATGTGTCGCGTGGCCTTGTTGACACCTCGACACCAATCGGAGAATTCCTAGCCACGATGGAGGACGGCGGGAGCAGGCTTTGGCGTGACCTGTTCCTAGAATCTGCGCGCCGTGGGCGGGAGGGTAAGATTGCTGAGGGGCGCTTCCCTGGTATGGGTGCGCTGTCTTATGGCTACCGCAAAGAAGGCAAGCGGCGCGAAATGCATCTTGTTGTACATGAGGCCGAAGCTGAAGTAGTACGCCTCGTCTTTAGGCTGTATGTAGAAGAAGATCTCAATTCCAGTAAAGTCGCTAGTCGCCTGCAAGAGCTGCGCATTATGACACCTGCGCGCGGCACCCATGTTCGCCAGGCAGACCCTTACGCTTGGACTAACAACATCGTCACGAGGATGCTGCGCAATACCATGTATGGCGGGGTATTCTATGCTAACCGTTATCGTGAAGTAACCCCTGACCCTGCCAAGCATAAACCTTTAGTTAAGCGTACGCGCGTCAAGAATAATGTTCTCAGGCCGCGCGAAGAGTGGATTCCTATTACGGTGCCAGCCATTGTCGATAGTGAAACTTGGAAAGCTGCCCAGGACAAACTTGATGATGGCCGGCGCAAGCACCTGGCAAGCCGGGGAAAGTTTCAGTATCTAATGAGCGGGAGGATGACCTGCGGTGTATGTGAACGAGCGATGGTGGGACGTTCACACCCCTGGCGCGACTTTCATTATAATTACTACGGCTGTGGTCATTCCAACAAGAAACTGTACAAATGTACCGCCCGTATGGTGCGTGTTGAAGTGGTTGAGGGGCATATCTGGGACTATGTAACTCAGCTACTTCTCTATCCGAAAGCTACACTGGCTGCTCTGAAAAATATGCAAGGTGACATCGAGAAGGAGTATCGCGTCACCCTTGAAGACGTGTCCCATGTTCAGCAGCGCATCCAAGCCCAAGAGGGGCGGCTCTCAGTTTTTGCCGATATGGTCGCTGATGGCGATTTGACGCGGGCGATGTTCAAACAGAAGGCTGCCGAAATCGAGCAGCTAGTGAACGAGCTCAAGACCGAAGAAGCCCGCCTGAAGGATAAGCTTCAGACAACAAATGTCGGTGCTGCGCAGGTCAAAACAATCGAGACGCTTGCCCAAGAGCTTGACTTGACTGAAGAAGAGCTGCGCAACGCCCCCTTTGAACTCAAGCGCAAGATTATCGAGGCGCTGGACATCCGTGGCGAGGTGGGACCCAAAGACGATAATCGAGTTCTACGAGTGAAGTGGTACAAACATACGCAAGAATTCCTCCTAGACAACCGAATTACCAGCAGCTCAGCGTCGCTCAGCGCGGCCGGGCCGTAA
- a CDS encoding response regulator, with translation MMPLRSILIVDNEENQRFIVEQALRALACDWLIVTAASAQEALETLARSTPDLIITDYHMPAMNGLELITQVRNRKLGSRIILITAYSSPELHAAAQRLNVDHYLTKPVTITNLRRLAALALEDSYPSDAAA, from the coding sequence GTGATGCCACTACGTTCGATTCTGATTGTTGATAATGAAGAAAACCAGCGCTTTATCGTCGAACAGGCGCTCCGCGCGTTGGCCTGCGACTGGCTGATTGTGACGGCTGCCTCGGCTCAGGAGGCGCTGGAGACACTTGCGCGCAGCACGCCCGACCTGATTATTACCGACTACCACATGCCCGCAATGAATGGTCTTGAGCTGATCACGCAGGTTCGCAACCGCAAGCTCGGCTCGCGTATCATCCTGATCACCGCCTATAGCTCGCCCGAGCTGCATGCTGCCGCGCAGCGCCTGAATGTTGATCACTACCTCACCAAGCCGGTGACGATTACCAACCTGCGCCGGCTCGCGGCCTTAGCGCTCGAAGACAGCTACCCGTCGGACGCAGCGGCCTAG
- a CDS encoding phosphate ABC transporter substrate-binding protein — translation MSLCIALLLLAGCGQSQSGGLTITGSTSVAPFAEHLAELYQHSHAGTAINIQSLGSSAGIQAALDGVAEIGMSSRNLKPEEADKLQELIIARDALAVIVHPSNPITQLDLAQVQAIFAGTIRSWAALGGPDQPIDLIVREAGSGTFSAFEELVMKGKPITTSAMRQGSNGAIRQVVAENPNAIGYISLGIVDASVKALPVDQVEPSVAHVEAGTYKFVRPFLFVWQKGHTLSPLATQYVAYVMSADGQQELQNLGLVKGPASP, via the coding sequence TTGTCGCTCTGCATTGCGCTGCTATTGCTGGCTGGCTGCGGCCAATCACAGTCGGGCGGGCTGACGATCACCGGCTCGACTTCGGTCGCACCCTTTGCCGAGCATCTGGCCGAGCTGTACCAGCATAGCCATGCCGGCACCGCGATCAATATTCAGTCGCTTGGATCGAGCGCCGGCATCCAGGCCGCGCTCGACGGCGTGGCCGAGATCGGGATGTCGTCGCGCAACCTCAAGCCCGAAGAGGCCGATAAGCTGCAAGAGCTGATCATCGCGCGCGACGCGCTGGCGGTGATTGTCCACCCAAGCAACCCGATCACGCAGCTCGATCTCGCACAGGTGCAGGCGATCTTCGCCGGCACGATCAGGTCGTGGGCTGCGCTTGGCGGGCCAGATCAGCCGATCGACTTGATCGTGCGCGAGGCCGGATCGGGCACCTTTAGCGCGTTCGAAGAGCTGGTGATGAAGGGCAAACCAATCACCACTTCGGCGATGCGCCAGGGCTCGAATGGCGCGATTCGCCAGGTGGTGGCCGAGAACCCGAATGCGATCGGCTATATCTCGCTCGGCATCGTCGACGCCAGCGTCAAGGCATTGCCGGTCGATCAGGTCGAGCCGTCGGTGGCGCATGTCGAGGCCGGCACCTACAAGTTCGTCCGGCCGTTCCTGTTCGTGTGGCAGAAGGGCCATACCCTCAGCCCACTGGCCACACAATATGTCGCCTATGTTATGAGCGCCGATGGCCAGCAAGAACTCCAGAATCTCGGCCTGGTGAAAGGACCTGCGTCGCCATGA
- a CDS encoding MarR family transcriptional regulator: MSDHADDPLERIERAIMQIGWLGQRRFMQLLAGARFDLTVPQYHTLLHLNHCNGECNMSDLARATHQSAASLTGVVDRLLEKQLVERGRPNGDRRQVVVTVTERGRTLLLSIKHAQRGEMRAALAHMQPHALHELQRLLDAVLAGMVRMAEQHEHSAAERT, encoded by the coding sequence ATGAGCGATCATGCCGACGACCCACTCGAGCGGATCGAGCGCGCGATCATGCAGATCGGCTGGCTAGGGCAGCGCCGATTTATGCAACTGCTGGCCGGCGCGCGCTTCGACCTGACCGTGCCGCAATATCACACACTGCTGCACCTGAACCACTGCAACGGCGAATGCAACATGTCCGACCTCGCACGTGCGACGCACCAGTCGGCGGCCTCGCTCACCGGCGTGGTCGATCGCCTACTCGAGAAGCAGCTCGTCGAGCGGGGGCGGCCCAACGGCGACCGGCGCCAGGTGGTGGTAACCGTGACCGAGCGCGGGCGCACGCTGCTTCTTTCGATTAAGCATGCCCAGCGCGGCGAAATGCGCGCTGCGCTGGCACATATGCAGCCCCACGCATTACACGAGCTCCAGCGCCTACTCGACGCAGTGCTCGCCGGCATGGTGCGCATGGCCGAGCAGCACGAGCACAGCGCAGCCGAACGAACCTAA
- a CDS encoding NUDIX domain-containing protein, with amino-acid sequence MSLEAAQPAFGTPEPDPLITAAGGVVYRRNGAGQIEILLIKKQGGFWTLPKGRIKEGEDERVAVAREVEEETNITGTVEGLVRQVLYTIQKAGRRRRKAVAYYLMRAEQGQPHPQAKERIVRVRWFVMAAALRRIRRKRIRNVVREARALLGGASAPKPEA; translated from the coding sequence ATGAGCCTTGAGGCCGCCCAGCCAGCATTCGGCACCCCCGAGCCCGACCCGCTAATCACGGCCGCTGGCGGCGTTGTGTATCGCCGGAACGGCGCTGGGCAGATCGAGATCCTGCTGATCAAGAAACAGGGTGGCTTCTGGACGCTGCCGAAAGGACGGATTAAGGAGGGCGAAGATGAGCGCGTGGCAGTGGCGCGCGAGGTAGAGGAAGAGACCAACATCACCGGCACGGTCGAGGGGTTGGTGCGCCAGGTGCTGTATACCATCCAGAAGGCCGGGCGCCGCCGCCGCAAAGCGGTGGCCTACTATCTGATGCGCGCCGAGCAGGGCCAGCCGCACCCACAGGCCAAGGAGCGGATCGTTCGGGTGCGCTGGTTCGTGATGGCAGCAGCGCTGCGCCGTATTCGGCGCAAGCGCATCCGCAATGTCGTGCGCGAGGCGCGTGCGCTGCTGGGGGGCGCCTCGGCGCCGAAGCCCGAGGCGTAA
- a CDS encoding protein-L-isoaspartate(D-aspartate) O-methyltransferase, producing the protein MEASDERNAMVRAQLEQRGIHDNRVLAAMARVPRHLFVPAAARDRAYGDHALPINEGQTISQPFIVALMAQALRLAPGERVLEIGAGSGYAAAVFSLLASEVYAIERKPALAHSASQRLHELGYTNVHIITGDGTAGLPEYAPFDGIAVSAAAPWVPLPLREQLGEGGRMVIPVGGREGQIMLRLTRTNHQISTERLGEVRFVPLIGDHAWEPSSTDQPGSDAT; encoded by the coding sequence ATGGAAGCGAGCGACGAGCGAAACGCGATGGTGCGAGCCCAGCTCGAGCAACGAGGTATCCACGACAACCGCGTGCTCGCGGCCATGGCGCGCGTGCCACGCCACTTATTTGTGCCCGCAGCCGCGCGCGATCGTGCCTACGGCGACCATGCGCTGCCGATCAACGAGGGCCAGACGATCTCGCAGCCGTTTATTGTGGCGCTGATGGCCCAGGCACTGCGGCTGGCACCGGGCGAGCGTGTGCTCGAGATCGGTGCCGGCTCGGGCTATGCGGCGGCGGTCTTCAGCTTGCTGGCCAGCGAGGTCTATGCGATTGAGCGCAAGCCGGCGTTGGCGCACAGCGCCTCCCAACGCCTGCACGAGCTTGGCTACACGAATGTGCATATCATCACCGGCGACGGCACGGCCGGGCTGCCTGAGTATGCACCCTTCGATGGTATCGCCGTCTCGGCGGCGGCGCCGTGGGTGCCGCTGCCACTGCGCGAGCAGCTCGGCGAGGGCGGCCGGATGGTCATCCCGGTTGGCGGGCGCGAGGGCCAGATCATGCTGCGGCTCACGCGCACCAATCATCAGATCTCTACCGAGCGGCTGGGCGAGGTACGCTTCGTGCCGCTGATCGGCGATCATGCCTGGGAGCCTTCGAGCACCGACCAGCCTGGTAGCGACGCAACCTGA